One window of the Spirochaetota bacterium genome contains the following:
- a CDS encoding AraC family transcriptional regulator, translating into MRRSSELFGSLMSGLSLTVLEHGFFTGDVCWNFKGIRSPFSRLYCTIGGDGAVIRGGTRTRLRPRRAYLIPLNTANDYTCTTGVEKFFIHFRLEAFPGRDVFDGVETVIETPFYDTELTALQEAVGTQRLSAIVNAKGVIFSILSRLIPPSGGVSPLIKVRDKYRVLFSAIDRADFMAVKLSAVAEDMGLSHAALSRNFKRDTGMTLTAYLAAKAIDRAREELLLTDKKVREIAAGLGLGDEFYFSRFFKKYTKLSPAEYRERNAMR; encoded by the coding sequence ATGCGTCGTTCATCGGAACTGTTCGGCAGCCTCATGAGCGGGCTTTCGCTTACCGTCCTTGAGCACGGTTTTTTCACCGGCGATGTGTGCTGGAATTTCAAGGGCATACGCTCTCCGTTCAGCCGCCTCTACTGCACCATCGGCGGAGACGGCGCCGTGATACGCGGCGGTACACGAACACGGCTCCGTCCGCGGCGGGCATATCTCATCCCGCTCAATACGGCGAACGATTACACCTGCACCACCGGTGTGGAGAAATTCTTCATCCATTTCCGGCTCGAGGCTTTCCCCGGACGCGACGTGTTCGACGGTGTGGAGACGGTGATCGAGACGCCGTTCTACGATACGGAGCTCACTGCCCTGCAGGAAGCCGTCGGTACGCAGCGGCTGAGCGCCATTGTGAACGCGAAAGGCGTGATATTCAGCATACTGTCGCGGCTCATTCCGCCGTCGGGAGGGGTGAGCCCGCTCATAAAGGTGCGTGATAAGTATCGTGTGCTGTTCAGCGCCATCGACCGTGCGGATTTCATGGCGGTTAAGCTTTCCGCAGTGGCAGAGGATATGGGGCTTTCGCATGCAGCCCTCTCGCGGAATTTCAAGCGCGACACCGGCATGACGCTCACGGCGTACCTTGCTGCGAAGGCCATTGACCGGGCCCGCGAGGAATTGCTTCTCACCGATAAGAAAGTCCGTGAGATAGCCGCCGGTCTCGGTCTTGGCGATGAGTTCTATTTCTCCCGCTTTTTCAAGAAATATACGAAGCTTTCCCCGGCCGAATATCGTGAGCGCAATGCCATGCGCTGA
- the rsmA gene encoding 16S rRNA (adenine(1518)-N(6)/adenine(1519)-N(6))-dimethyltransferase RsmA, which produces MNVYSPREIDGILHARGLSPSKKRGQNFLIDRNIAERIADTAPRGRMAHAVEIGPGLGSLTRMLQSRYASLTAVEFDRGFHGFLTEDADLSRVHFLHSDIRTISLAEHAARMDVYGNIPYNISSSILEWLFIDNAMSWNFAVFLVQNEFAKRLAASPGTDDYSALTLLGNFSADIKRVFTVPRTVFHPRPSVESAVIALMPHGRYDMQYFDVFRMLTRALFHNRRKTFRNNLLIAPHLLLDMKIADEILAASKLSHDIRGECIDCDTVYAIACRFAEILRTANARTLQGNTKTTPGY; this is translated from the coding sequence ATGAACGTCTATTCCCCGCGCGAGATAGACGGCATACTTCATGCGCGGGGGCTCTCCCCGTCGAAAAAACGCGGACAGAATTTCCTCATCGACCGCAACATCGCCGAGCGCATCGCCGATACTGCGCCGCGGGGGCGTATGGCGCATGCCGTGGAGATAGGCCCCGGGCTCGGATCGCTCACCCGCATGCTGCAAAGCAGATACGCCTCGCTTACCGCCGTCGAATTCGACCGCGGATTCCACGGATTCCTCACCGAGGATGCCGATCTCTCACGCGTACATTTCCTGCACAGCGACATCCGAACGATATCGCTTGCCGAGCATGCAGCGCGCATGGACGTATACGGCAATATCCCCTACAACATATCATCATCGATACTTGAGTGGCTGTTCATCGATAATGCGATGTCTTGGAATTTCGCGGTATTCCTCGTGCAGAACGAATTCGCAAAACGTCTTGCAGCATCGCCCGGTACGGACGATTATTCCGCGCTCACGCTCCTCGGGAACTTTTCAGCCGATATCAAACGCGTGTTCACCGTCCCGAGAACGGTATTCCACCCCCGCCCGTCCGTCGAATCCGCCGTCATAGCGCTCATGCCGCACGGCAGATACGACATGCAGTACTTCGATGTATTCCGCATGCTTACGCGCGCGCTTTTCCACAACCGGCGAAAAACGTTCCGCAACAATCTCCTCATCGCGCCGCATCTTCTGCTCGACATGAAGATCGCCGATGAGATACTCGCCGCATCGAAGCTGTCCCACGACATTCGCGGTGAATGCATCGATTGCGACACGGTCTATGCCATAGCCTGCAGGTTCGCGGAAATACTGCGCACCGCGAATGCAAGAACGCTGCAGGGGAATACGAAGACCACGCCGGGGTATTGA
- the pheS gene encoding phenylalanine--tRNA ligase subunit alpha, with protein MDPIESLRTSALAATAAAEDNAALEEVRVLYLGKKGKITDLLKELGTLSAEERPAAGQKINALKDEVSSALAQKKDSLSEAAYASSLEKERIDITLPGRTPATGNLHIITKMQAEIVSVLEGMGFSPVEGMELEDEYHNFEALNIPSYHPSRDSHDSIYVSKDRLLRTHTSPMQIRVMEKIKPPLAIVSPGKTARRDAVDAKHSPVFHQVEGFFVDEGVTFGHLKGCLETFFQRLFGEKTKIRLRPDYFPFVEPGAEISATCVVCKGKGCRTCGNTGWIELLGAGMIHPAVFEHVGYDPKKYTGFAFGMGVERVAMIKYGITDIRMFYENDVEFLAQF; from the coding sequence ATGGACCCAATCGAATCGCTCAGGACATCCGCACTCGCTGCAACTGCAGCAGCCGAAGACAACGCTGCTCTGGAAGAGGTGCGTGTCCTGTATCTCGGCAAAAAAGGGAAGATAACCGATCTCCTGAAAGAGCTCGGAACACTTTCCGCCGAGGAGCGCCCCGCCGCCGGTCAGAAGATAAACGCGCTTAAGGACGAAGTATCGTCCGCGCTCGCACAGAAGAAGGATTCCCTTTCCGAAGCAGCATACGCCTCATCGCTCGAGAAGGAGCGCATCGACATTACGCTCCCCGGCAGAACTCCCGCAACAGGTAATCTGCACATCATCACGAAGATGCAGGCCGAGATAGTATCGGTGCTCGAGGGCATGGGGTTCTCCCCCGTTGAGGGCATGGAACTCGAAGATGAGTACCATAATTTCGAGGCGCTCAATATTCCGTCATATCATCCGTCACGCGACAGCCACGATTCGATATACGTATCAAAGGACAGGCTGCTTCGTACGCACACATCACCCATGCAGATACGCGTCATGGAAAAGATAAAGCCGCCGCTTGCGATAGTTTCGCCCGGAAAAACGGCGAGGCGCGATGCGGTGGACGCGAAGCACTCGCCGGTATTCCATCAGGTCGAAGGGTTCTTCGTCGATGAGGGCGTCACCTTCGGCCATCTCAAGGGCTGTCTTGAAACATTCTTCCAGCGCCTCTTCGGCGAAAAGACGAAAATACGCCTTCGCCCCGACTACTTTCCTTTCGTCGAACCGGGTGCCGAGATAAGCGCCACCTGCGTGGTCTGCAAGGGAAAGGGCTGCCGAACCTGCGGCAATACCGGCTGGATAGAGCTTCTCGGCGCGGGCATGATACACCCCGCCGTGTTCGAGCACGTCGGCTACGATCCGAAGAAGTACACCGGCTTCGCCTTCGGCATGGGCGTGGAGCGTGTGGCGATGATAAAGTACGGGATAACCGATATCCGCATGTTCTACGAGAACGACGTGGAATTCCTCGCACAGTTCTGA
- a CDS encoding VWA domain-containing protein, whose product MRTMHIARTLAVIIGAFLFSCAQTTNARIDEKNTKTADDITATTTVTGHAPKGEVKVKKDLGRTEGDGYAEDRRRDRPGDKEAVAKASLGGSTRPAEISRTSPSTSVPSASGLKAGYADDNKQFNYFIGFLEKYKHVRHFDIPVQERHILSIKDVNGRSIPNAQVTVSDAAGTSLVSGTTYADGTFLFFPAKYGNAAAYKAVAVKGQQKGEASFTRTGKRDITLAFDSKRVLPANTPLDIVFIFDTTGSMGEEIQRLKDTIEIIKMNIASMPSKPRVRFGMVLYRDRGDDYVTKTVPLTADLTAFQKELATVSADGGGDTPEDLQSALKDAVNGLAWNTDGVRLAFIITDAEAHLDYNDEYTYGRAAADAAKKGIKIYSVGTGGLPIEGEYILRQISQYTYAKYIFLTYGERGESDGGREQSVSHHTGANFVTDKLETIIMGFAREELSHLADDPRAFSDEHFTAVKGGEKNEETLMKLFDMALSQLIDYSSLALGDRKSVSCLPFSAERSFAADAEYFAEQLNLVVSRNKTFTLVERKDMQKIMKELELTLTGLTDEKNAAKIGKVIGAEYLIIGQCYTGKDYEIFLKLVRVGTSEILSVTKVKIDRKLGLGK is encoded by the coding sequence ATGCGAACCATGCACATTGCGAGAACGCTTGCCGTTATCATCGGCGCGTTCCTGTTCAGCTGCGCACAGACGACGAATGCTCGCATTGACGAAAAAAACACGAAGACCGCTGACGATATCACGGCCACGACAACCGTTACCGGACATGCACCGAAGGGTGAAGTAAAAGTAAAGAAAGATCTCGGTCGGACAGAAGGCGACGGGTATGCAGAAGATCGCAGGCGCGACCGCCCGGGCGACAAGGAAGCCGTTGCAAAAGCGTCCCTTGGCGGAAGCACACGCCCCGCAGAAATATCCCGCACGTCCCCGTCAACAAGCGTACCATCGGCATCCGGCCTCAAGGCAGGGTACGCCGACGACAATAAACAGTTCAATTATTTCATCGGCTTCCTCGAAAAGTACAAACATGTCCGTCATTTCGATATTCCCGTACAGGAACGACACATCCTCTCTATAAAGGATGTGAACGGGCGTTCCATCCCCAATGCACAGGTCACCGTAAGCGACGCCGCGGGGACATCCCTTGTCTCCGGCACTACGTATGCCGACGGCACATTCCTGTTCTTTCCGGCGAAATACGGGAATGCCGCTGCGTATAAAGCCGTCGCCGTCAAAGGGCAGCAGAAGGGCGAAGCGTCGTTCACACGTACGGGCAAACGCGACATCACCCTCGCCTTCGATTCGAAACGCGTGCTCCCGGCGAACACCCCGCTCGATATCGTCTTCATCTTCGACACCACCGGCAGCATGGGCGAGGAGATTCAGCGTCTTAAGGATACCATCGAGATAATAAAGATGAACATCGCATCGATGCCGTCAAAGCCCAGGGTGCGCTTCGGCATGGTGCTCTATCGCGACCGCGGCGATGATTATGTGACAAAGACCGTCCCCCTCACCGCCGATCTGACCGCGTTCCAGAAAGAACTCGCGACCGTCTCCGCTGACGGCGGGGGCGATACACCCGAAGACCTCCAGTCGGCGTTGAAGGATGCGGTCAACGGCCTTGCATGGAACACCGACGGCGTGCGTCTGGCCTTCATCATCACCGATGCCGAGGCACATCTTGACTATAACGATGAGTACACCTATGGCCGTGCCGCAGCGGATGCCGCGAAAAAAGGCATCAAGATATATTCCGTGGGCACCGGCGGACTTCCCATTGAAGGGGAATATATTCTCCGCCAGATATCGCAGTACACCTATGCAAAATACATCTTCCTCACCTACGGCGAACGCGGCGAAAGCGATGGCGGACGCGAGCAGAGCGTGAGTCATCACACCGGGGCGAATTTCGTGACCGATAAGCTTGAGACCATCATCATGGGGTTTGCCCGCGAAGAGCTCTCCCATCTCGCCGACGACCCGCGCGCCTTCAGCGACGAGCATTTCACCGCGGTCAAGGGGGGCGAGAAGAACGAGGAGACGCTCATGAAGCTCTTCGACATGGCGCTCTCACAGCTCATCGACTACTCATCCTTGGCGCTCGGTGACCGAAAAAGCGTGTCCTGTCTGCCGTTCAGCGCCGAAAGATCGTTCGCCGCCGATGCGGAGTATTTCGCAGAACAGCTCAACCTCGTCGTGAGCAGGAACAAGACGTTCACGCTCGTGGAACGCAAGGACATGCAGAAGATAATGAAGGAGCTCGAACTTACGCTCACGGGGCTTACCGATGAAAAGAACGCCGCGAAGATCGGCAAGGTCATCGGTGCTGAATACCTCATCATCGGGCAATGCTACACCGGGAAGGACTATGAGATATTCCTTAAGCTCGTACGCGTGGGCACATCGGAAATACTCTCGGTCACGAAGGTGAAGATCGACAGGAAGCTCGGTCTCGGAAAATGA
- a CDS encoding bifunctional adenosylcobinamide kinase/adenosylcobinamide-phosphate guanylyltransferase: MTTIVLITGGARSGKSTYAERLASAAVRRSALKRPAAYIATGMALDDEFKERIAHHKARRTTEFTSYEEPYAIDSAAARAFDRHDVVLLECVTTWLGNMLCKPSDDAHVYDVVSRLLSAAGVSSTTAEDPIDMLRTGTLSAGPVDAIAGAGRVLIIVSNELGLGIVPADAESRRYRDMHGRINQMIASAAGIVVFVASGVPVRLK; this comes from the coding sequence ATGACAACGATCGTTCTTATCACCGGCGGCGCACGCTCGGGGAAAAGCACCTATGCTGAGCGATTGGCAAGCGCTGCGGTCCGGCGTTCCGCTCTGAAGCGCCCGGCGGCATATATTGCCACAGGCATGGCGCTTGACGATGAATTTAAAGAGCGTATAGCTCATCATAAGGCCCGCCGCACGACCGAATTCACTTCGTATGAAGAGCCCTATGCCATAGACAGCGCGGCAGCGCGTGCGTTCGATCGCCATGATGTAGTGCTGCTTGAGTGCGTCACAACGTGGCTCGGTAATATGCTCTGCAAGCCGAGCGATGATGCGCATGTGTACGATGTCGTTTCGAGACTGCTTTCCGCTGCGGGGGTATCCTCGACAACGGCAGAGGACCCGATCGATATGCTGCGGACGGGGACACTTTCCGCGGGGCCGGTGGATGCCATTGCGGGGGCCGGACGCGTACTTATCATTGTTTCCAATGAGCTCGGGCTCGGTATCGTGCCTGCGGATGCGGAGAGCCGCCGCTATCGCGATATGCACGGTCGTATCAATCAGATGATAGCCTCCGCCGCCGGCATCGTGGTATTCGTCGCTTCCGGTGTTCCGGTGAGGCTCAAATGA
- the cbiR gene encoding cobamide remodeling phosphodiesterase CbiR, which yields MMPFTIGTTSYIIPEPNDNLIANVRFLVGKVKRIQLLFFGKDYLAELMSADIIERLTEIRAASRMEYSVHLPIDYDLMNERTDVSRAADHIAHIVDVMKVVGVNDFILHVDRSENFKYPEVALTEANRRRIEAVLDAVDAAVDPKHVFIENVGFDLTYFAAAIAKRGHPICMDLGHLYRFGHSMDAFVDTFGSAIQEVHLHGIIDGKDHRAFPGDGAVDAARVMGFLRAYRGSVIIEVFNEIDLNDTLMYLNNPQLPDQCSSVKKNSRT from the coding sequence ATGATGCCGTTCACGATCGGCACGACATCGTATATCATCCCCGAACCGAACGACAATCTCATTGCGAACGTGCGATTCCTGGTCGGGAAGGTGAAACGAATTCAGCTCCTTTTTTTCGGCAAGGACTATCTCGCCGAACTCATGAGCGCGGACATTATCGAACGCCTTACGGAGATACGCGCGGCATCACGGATGGAATATTCCGTGCATCTGCCCATCGATTACGATCTTATGAACGAGCGTACGGATGTGTCCCGTGCCGCCGATCATATTGCGCATATCGTCGATGTGATGAAGGTCGTCGGCGTGAACGATTTCATACTGCATGTCGACCGCTCCGAGAATTTCAAGTATCCGGAGGTGGCGCTCACCGAGGCGAACCGCCGCCGAATCGAAGCGGTGCTCGATGCCGTCGATGCCGCCGTCGACCCGAAGCATGTGTTCATCGAGAATGTCGGCTTCGACCTTACGTACTTCGCGGCGGCGATAGCAAAGCGCGGTCACCCGATATGCATGGACTTAGGGCATCTCTACCGCTTCGGGCACAGCATGGATGCCTTTGTCGATACATTCGGCAGCGCGATACAGGAAGTGCATCTGCACGGTATCATCGACGGGAAGGACCATCGAGCGTTCCCCGGCGACGGGGCTGTGGATGCGGCGCGAGTGATGGGATTTCTGCGAGCATACCGCGGCTCAGTGATCATTGAAGTGTTTAATGAGATCGATCTGAACGATACACTCATGTATCTGAATAATCCCCAGCTCCCGGACCAATGCTCTTCCGTTAAGAAAAACTCCCGGACATGA
- a CDS encoding PilZ domain-containing protein encodes MPVQCSEHEGYSDRRSIPRTPMRGPVSFLCRGTDAVPTEGLSVDISWNGMCIVADTPCTEGTTLTISLPLPNGNRFERNASVQWCRFDDKSDKYLFGSRFH; translated from the coding sequence ATGCCGGTACAATGCTCGGAACACGAAGGATATTCTGACCGCAGGAGCATACCGCGGACGCCGATGCGCGGACCGGTGAGCTTTCTCTGCCGGGGAACGGATGCCGTGCCCACTGAAGGGCTGTCGGTTGATATTTCCTGGAACGGGATGTGCATCGTTGCCGACACCCCCTGCACCGAGGGTACAACCCTCACGATATCGCTCCCCCTTCCGAACGGGAACCGATTCGAGCGCAACGCTTCGGTACAGTGGTGCCGATTCGACGACAAATCGGATAAGTACCTGTTCGGGAGCCGATTCCACTGA
- a CDS encoding adenosylcobinamide-GDP ribazoletransferase: protein MKLLSSFFLAFSTLTALPVPFPRAKLLGRALPFSDRILARSAIFFPLVGFAVGGLVYGACILLSAVSMHPAGIALTVLALPYLVTKFFHFDGLSDVLDGFLANRTQPQRLRIMKDSRVGSFAVGGLTLVMLAKFLVLFGWASCPALFPYCITWFALSRFGVVLLAFSSRYPRTAGTGKPFVGKLSAPIVLAAAVVLIAGMIPVAITTSIPATAMLLGTAVLGVFIVRAWSYRKIGGVTGDVLGAYIEMTELFLPAVLLICVRCSGT from the coding sequence ATGAAACTGCTGTCGTCCTTCTTTCTCGCGTTCTCGACATTGACCGCATTGCCCGTGCCATTCCCCCGTGCGAAGCTGCTTGGGCGTGCATTGCCGTTCAGCGACAGGATACTAGCGCGCTCGGCGATATTCTTCCCGCTCGTGGGCTTTGCCGTCGGCGGTCTTGTGTATGGAGCATGTATCCTCCTTTCCGCCGTATCGATGCACCCGGCAGGAATAGCGCTTACTGTGCTTGCATTGCCGTATCTTGTCACGAAGTTCTTCCATTTCGACGGATTGTCCGATGTGCTCGACGGTTTTCTCGCGAACCGTACGCAGCCGCAACGCCTTCGCATCATGAAGGACAGTCGTGTCGGCAGTTTCGCCGTTGGCGGGCTTACGCTCGTGATGTTAGCGAAATTCCTTGTCCTTTTCGGATGGGCGTCGTGTCCGGCGCTTTTTCCGTACTGCATCACCTGGTTCGCGCTTTCCCGCTTCGGCGTCGTGCTGCTCGCATTTTCATCGCGCTATCCGCGTACCGCAGGAACGGGTAAGCCGTTCGTGGGTAAGCTCTCAGCTCCCATCGTTCTCGCTGCGGCGGTCGTTCTGATCGCGGGCATGATACCGGTCGCGATCACAACATCGATACCTGCAACCGCCATGTTGTTGGGCACTGCCGTACTGGGCGTGTTCATCGTCCGTGCGTGGTCGTATCGGAAGATAGGCGGCGTTACCGGCGATGTGCTCGGGGCATACATCGAGATGACGGAGCTTTTCCTCCCGGCGGTACTGCTCATCTGTGTGCGTTGCTCTGGCACATGA
- a CDS encoding CsgG/HfaB family protein has product MRTTRIAIIAALCLTTIVTPQEKMVILDSGEVLKGLVKETDTTVRIKTKRFGVLEVEKSAVKKIIDVDDNASLAAERDLSATGMTAGPSRENKISVNDFTVTSSNPDLKPLGKGFSELIAYEVKKSPKVRLVERERRNELFKEMELSLTGAVAEKDQVKAGRILACDYIVFGEIVDMAGSLMLSLRMTKVESGEVVWRKQLTEPGKNYPYISAFFAKDILTTLKLDVDRSIDESITSKKAMNENAVVKLAKGIDAYDRKDTAKAKEELAAARTLDPENQVVKAFINKLSGNVSKFKVLPERYSSFINPAYLGVAKTDRYYLSGSWLNLEGQDSRNYQRQAVRWVSPTYGVNEAGYTMNFGAFVPFVKGLGASFEYKYGNMNNRLVDTNLMGYAGAQEFHTIIVGGLGLAFNDNFSIGIQGGYTMNSVSLVKGTDIAGVIAISNFIAQNPTAYLEPVSGYGHLDTHTWNTGVGLIIKNSDDTLIFDTYVNYDNGMSVYYRNSDTNFITYRMPVFNENTLIIAMNEKKTFIVLKECNEFYYSQNGFVGKFIPAVEQWLFDTGFFSLSARAACEAVISTYGGTTRFGIGGMAGLTPRFKLFDRTTIEIDVNYTFRSRPSMLVPGMLLPEHVIFYTFSIGGLFIDR; this is encoded by the coding sequence ATGAGAACGACACGCATCGCCATTATCGCAGCACTTTGTCTGACGACCATCGTCACTCCCCAGGAGAAAATGGTCATCCTCGACAGCGGCGAAGTGCTGAAAGGCCTTGTCAAGGAAACGGACACCACGGTCCGCATCAAGACCAAACGATTCGGCGTGCTCGAGGTCGAAAAATCAGCGGTAAAAAAGATCATCGATGTCGATGACAATGCTTCCCTCGCGGCAGAGCGCGATCTTTCAGCGACAGGCATGACGGCCGGACCATCGCGTGAGAACAAGATATCGGTCAACGACTTCACCGTCACATCGAGCAACCCCGATCTCAAGCCGCTCGGGAAAGGGTTTTCCGAGCTTATCGCCTATGAGGTGAAGAAATCACCGAAGGTGCGCCTTGTCGAACGCGAACGACGCAACGAACTCTTCAAGGAGATGGAGCTCTCATTAACGGGTGCCGTTGCCGAGAAGGACCAGGTAAAAGCGGGCAGGATACTCGCGTGCGATTACATCGTCTTCGGTGAGATCGTCGATATGGCCGGTTCGCTCATGCTGAGCCTGCGTATGACGAAAGTGGAAAGCGGCGAGGTCGTCTGGCGCAAACAGCTCACCGAGCCGGGCAAGAACTACCCCTACATCAGCGCGTTCTTCGCAAAGGACATTCTCACCACGCTCAAGCTCGATGTTGACAGGTCCATCGATGAAAGCATTACATCAAAGAAAGCAATGAACGAAAATGCAGTCGTCAAACTCGCGAAGGGTATCGATGCCTATGACCGCAAGGATACGGCGAAAGCGAAGGAAGAACTCGCCGCCGCGCGCACGCTCGACCCGGAGAACCAAGTGGTGAAAGCCTTCATCAACAAGCTCTCCGGCAATGTATCGAAGTTCAAGGTGCTGCCGGAACGCTACAGCTCGTTCATTAATCCCGCATATCTCGGTGTCGCGAAAACGGACCGCTATTACCTGTCAGGATCGTGGCTGAACCTTGAAGGCCAGGACAGTCGTAATTATCAGCGGCAGGCGGTACGCTGGGTGTCGCCAACCTATGGAGTGAATGAAGCAGGCTATACGATGAATTTCGGCGCATTCGTACCGTTCGTAAAAGGACTCGGCGCATCGTTCGAATACAAATATGGGAACATGAATAATCGACTCGTGGACACTAATCTCATGGGGTACGCGGGCGCACAGGAGTTTCACACCATCATTGTCGGAGGGCTCGGTCTTGCGTTCAATGACAATTTCAGCATCGGCATACAGGGCGGATACACTATGAACAGCGTATCGCTCGTGAAAGGGACGGACATCGCGGGGGTCATTGCTATCAGTAATTTCATTGCACAAAACCCGACGGCATATCTCGAACCGGTATCCGGGTATGGTCACTTGGATACGCATACCTGGAATACCGGCGTCGGCCTCATCATCAAGAACAGCGATGATACACTTATCTTCGATACCTATGTGAATTACGACAACGGAATGAGCGTCTATTATCGCAACAGTGATACGAACTTCATCACCTACCGTATGCCGGTATTCAATGAGAACACGCTCATTATCGCCATGAACGAGAAGAAGACGTTCATCGTGCTGAAGGAATGCAATGAATTTTACTACAGCCAGAACGGGTTCGTCGGCAAGTTCATCCCCGCCGTAGAACAGTGGCTTTTCGATACGGGGTTCTTCTCTCTGTCGGCGCGCGCCGCCTGTGAGGCCGTCATATCCACCTATGGCGGCACGACACGGTTCGGCATCGGCGGCATGGCTGGATTAACCCCGCGGTTCAAGCTCTTCGACAGAACGACCATAGAGATCGATGTGAATTACACATTCCGTTCACGTCCGTCGATGCTCGTACCCGGCATGCTCCTGCCTGAGCATGTGATATTCTACACCTTCTCTATCGGCGGGCTGTTCATAGACCGATAG